Proteins encoded by one window of Lathyrus oleraceus cultivar Zhongwan6 chromosome 1, CAAS_Psat_ZW6_1.0, whole genome shotgun sequence:
- the LOC127136842 gene encoding protein SMAX1-LIKE 4, with the protein MRSGAYTLQETLTAEAASILKHSLGLARRRGHAQITPLHVAATLLSLSSSSLRTACLKSQQQNNHPLQCRALELCFNVALNRLPTITTTTHSSPLLQPHQHVPSLSNALIAALKRAQAHQRRGCIEQNQQQPLLSVKVELDQLILSILDDPSVSRVMREAGFQSVSVKNNLTQKSSSNSNLSVFHSSSPSLTHNNHFLSSYGYGYGHGHGYGSVLFSPQKKPQVFNNNNNPRDDVNVNLVFDVLLRKKKRNTVIIGDTVALTEGLVGELMERFERGEVPDEMKKAQFVKFNNLASVSRLKREEAEMNVVRVLKRKVSECVACGGGGGVFYVGDLKWIVECDDNDDVDDDDDDDENLSDYIVDEIGKLFGENGNNKIWLIATASYQTYMRCQMRIPNLENQWCLQAVPVPSGGLGLSLHSSSVHDSKMSITQNPSLMMESKLFSNKEEHEKLNCCEECASSYEKEAQLFKPPQKNLLPSWLQSHSTESHHKDELTHLKKKWNNLCQCLHQNKQPQNHWSNPYSSNAKIYPYNSSYPYWPNQGSTILPDSSSSISFADSVTKPAYSSNIIPRFRRQQQSSTIEFNFSDEKAQKNQMATTSLDSLKGIMEETKEVKTTLALGNSTFNDSELKKVENLQIDHICKVLQENVPWQYETVSSIAEALVDSKSTKECATWLFLQGNDSIGKKRLALAIAESVCGSVDMLFQLDMLKRENSETPFSEIVVGLMRSHEKFVLLVENADFADTLLRKLVEDEFGIGKFGTLGQKIFILTNGCNVVSEDQKKDSVMKLVLQISESEKKPTLELSSSSSSSPCLSFKRRAELDLFSKSKNPRIEENEGKKKIEFSFSRQSSFNNTLDLNMMANEEDDDHDDDNDHEGQNSPISSDLTRETLGEHLISNGSLDSIENLFELNQTPGKNKETTEMFMSKIKMSFKEVYGNVKFSVQDKVIEEIGVGCEGFTNNMFEKWLKEIFQTSLERVNGGGKDGIVFTLCWGGKEDRKWDRGFMGSCLPKNIQIVNYLMD; encoded by the exons ATGCGCTCAGGAGCTTATACATTGCAAGAGACACTAACAGCCGAGGCTGCTTCAATCTTGAAGCACTCTTTAGGCTTAGCACGTAGAAGAGGCCATGCACAAATCACACCTCTTCATGTTGCTGCTACATTGTTGAGTTTATCTTCTTCTTCCTTAAGAACCGCATGTCTCAAATCACAGCAACAGAATAACCATCCTCTACAATGTAGAGCTCTTGAACTTTGTTTCAATGTTGCTCTTAACAGACTTCCGACTATAACTACTACTACTCACTCTTCTCCTTTGCTTCAGCCTCATCAACATGTTCCTTCTCTCTCTAATGCTCTTATTGCTGCTCTTAAACGAGCTCAAGCTCATCAAAGAAGGGGGTGTATTGAGCAAAATCAGCAGCAGCCTCTTTTGAGTGTCAAGGTTGAGCTTGATCAGCTTATTCTTTCTATTCTTGATGACCCTTCTGTTAGTAGGGTTATGAGAGAAGCTGGTTTTCAAAGTGTTTCTGTTAAAAACAACTTAACACAAAAAAGCTCTTCAAATTCTAACCTTTCTGTGTTTCATTCTTCTTCACCTTCTCTTACTCATAATAACCATTTCTTGAGTTCTTATGGTTATGGTTATGGTCATGGTCATGGTTATGGATCAGTTCTTTTTTCTCCTCAGAAGAAACCACAAGTgtttaataataataataatcctaGAGATGATGTTAATGTTAACCTTGTTTTTGATGTTCTtttgaggaagaagaagagaaacACTGTGATAATCGGCGATACCGTTGCGTTAACCGAAGGACTAGTTGGTGAGTTGATGGAGAGATTTGAGAGAGGTGAAGTTCCTGATGAGATGAAAAAAGCTCAGTTTGTGAAGTTTAATAATCTTGCTTCGGTTTCTCGTTTGAAAAGGGAGGAAGCTGAGATGAATGTTGTAAGAGTGTTGAAAAGGAAGGTTAGTGAATGTGTTGCATGTGGTGGTGGTGGAGGTGTTTTTTATGTTGGAGATTTGAAGTGGATAGTTGAATgtgatgataatgatgatgttgatgatgatgatgatgatgatgagaaTTTAAGCGATTATATTGTGGATGAAATAGGAAAGTTGTTTGGTGAAAATGGAAACAACAAGATTTGGCTTATTGCAACCGCTAGTTATCAAACATACATGAGATGTCAAATGAGGATACCAAATCTTGAGAACCAATGGTGTCTTCAAGCTGTTCCTGTTCCATCTGGTGGACTTGGTTTGAGTCTTCATTCATCAAG TGTGCATGATTCAAAGATGAGCATAACTCAAAACCCATCTCTTATGATGGAATCAAAGCTCTTTAGTAACAAGGAGGAACATGAAAAGCTTAATTGTTGTGAAGAATGTGCTTCAAGCTATGAAAAAGAAGCTCAATTGTTCAAACCACCTCAAAAGAATCTCTTACCTTCATGGCTTCAGTCTCATAGCACAGAATCTCATCATAAG GATGAGTTAACTCATTTGAAGAAAAAGTGGAACAATTTGTGCCAATGTCTCCACCAGAACAAGCAACCTCAAAACCATTGGAGCAACCCTTATAGTTCAAATGCAAAGATCTATCCTTATAATTCATCATACCCTTATTGGCCAAACCAAGGTAGCACTATCTTGCCAGATTCATCAAGTTCAATATCTTTTGCTGATTCTGTAACCAAACCAGCTTATAGCTCAAACATTATACCTCGGTTCCGGCGCCAACAACAATCATCCACCATTGAGTTCAACTTCAGTGATGAAAAAGCACAGAAAAACCAAATGGCAACAACAAGCTTGGATTCTCTTAAGGGTATTATGGAAGAAACTAAAGAAGTAAAGACAActcttgctcttggaaactcaACATTCAATGATTCGGAGCTTAAAAAAGTCGAAAATTTACAAATAGATCATATTTGTAAAGTGTTGCAGGAGAATGTTCCATGGCAATATGAAACAGTTAGTTCAATAGCAGAAGCTTTGGTTGATTCGAAATCGACGAAGGAATGTGCTACTTGGTTGTTTTTGCAGGGGAATGATTCTATTGGGAAGAAAAGGTTGGCACTTGCAATTGCAGAATCTGTTTGTGGATCAGTTGATATGTTATTTCAATTGGATATGTTGAAAAGAGAGAATTCGGAGACACCCTTTTCTGAAATAGTTGTTGGGCTAATGAGAAGCCATGAAAAGTTTGTTCTTTTGGTTGAAAATGCTGATTTTGCTGATACCCTTTTGAGGAAATTGGTTGAGGATGAATTTGGGATTGGAAAGTTTGGAACTTTAGGCCAAAAGATATTCATATTGACCAATGGATGCAATGTGGTTAGTGAAGATCAGAAGAAGGATTCAGTGATGAAGTTGGTTTTGCAGATTAGTGAGAGTGAAAAAAAACCGACTTTGGAGTTATCATCGTCTTCGTCATCATCGCCTTGTTTGAGTTTTAAAAGAAGGGCTGAACTTGATTTGTTTAGCAAGAGTAAGAATCCAAGGATTGAAGAAAATGAAGGGAAAAAAAAGATAGAGTTTTcattttcaagacaatcaagtTTCAACAACACTCTTGACTTGAACATGATGGCtaatgaagaagatgatgatcatgatgatgataatgatcACGAGGGACAAAATAGTCCAATTTCAAGTGATTTGACAAGAGAAACATTAGGAGAACATTTGATCTCAAATGGTTCGCTTGATTCAATTGAgaatttgtttgagttgaatcAAACTCCGGGTAAGAACAAGGAAACGACAGAGATGTTTATGTCAAAGATAAAAATGTCATTTAAGGAGGTTTATGGGAATGTAAAGTTTAGTGTACAAGATAAGGTGATAGAGGAAATTGGTGTTGGGTGTGAGGGTTTTACTAACAACATGTTTGAGAAATGGCTAAAAGAGATTTTTCAAACAAGTTTAGAAAGAGTTAATGGTGGGGGTAAAGATGGTATAGTTTTTACACTTTGTTGGGGTGGTAAAGAGGATAGAAAATGGGATAGAGGGTTTATGGGTTCATGTTTGCCTAAAAATATCCAAATTGTTAACTACTTAATGGATTGA